A region from the Geotrypetes seraphini chromosome 10, aGeoSer1.1, whole genome shotgun sequence genome encodes:
- the RGS1 gene encoding regulator of G-protein signaling 1, producing the protein MPGIFFHHTNPTNLKETDCKSEEDMSAKKKAKSFGIDLKTYLKSMLPHLESGTKSSASKQNKLSPEEVADWSLSLEKLLAGQTGQAAFNEFLKSEFSEENIEFWLACEDFKKTKSSDKLPSKAEMIYQQFVHPDAAKQINIDFNTRKNITTQVLQPSLTSFDEAQKKVYLLMERDSYPRFLKSEAYLNLLNQNQASGQKG; encoded by the exons ATGCCAGGGATCTTCTTCCATCACACTAACCCCACGAACCTAAAAGAGACAGATTGCAAGTCTGAAGAAGACATGAGTGCAAAAAAGAAAGCAAAGTCTTT TGGAATAGATTTGAAAACCTATTTGAAATCCATGTTGCCACATCTGGAGTCTGGTACCAAATCTTCTGCTTCCAAACAAAATAA ACTGTCTCCAGAGGAGGTGGCAGATTGGTCTCTTTCCTTGGAAAAGCTGCTTGCTGGTCAAA CTGGTCAAGCTGCCTTCAATGAGTTTCTGAAATCCGAGTTCAGCGAGGAAAACATTGAGTTCTGGTTGGCCTGTGAGGACTTCAAGAAAACAAAGTCATCCGATAAGCTGCCCAGCAAAGCAGAGATGATTTATCAGCAATTTGTACACCCTGATGCTGCCAAGCAG ATTAATATCGATTTTAATACACGGAAAAATATCACCACACAAGTTCTGCAACCATCGCTCACAAGTTTTGATGAGGCCCAGAAAAAGGTGTATCTGCTGATGGAGAGAGACTCATATCCACGATTCCTAAAATCAGAAGCTTACTTGAACCTTTTAAACCAGAACCAAGCGAGCGGTCAGAAAGGATGA